A genomic window from Silene latifolia isolate original U9 population chromosome 11, ASM4854445v1, whole genome shotgun sequence includes:
- the LOC141611933 gene encoding U-box domain-containing protein 38-like — MGSGKHRWKISIYRKTPVTFPQPDVAKPPTEFVCPISGSLMGDPVIVKSGQTFERACVTACKTIGYKPTLNDGSTPDFSVIIANLALKASILNWARAQQDDPPEPVRLSDALKLVTSAAMMTKSSTSSGELVRRLEEVGPAVLVHADSELTRGIGRLDSGESSGSFRRTPLMLATRPSCYSSGSSSSEFEMGESGTCEEEVFVGRMRSPHVFEQEEGVVALRKVTRSSVESRLSLCTPRLLSALRSLITSKYTDIQVNSVAALVNLSLEKINKVKIVRAGFVPPLVDVLRGRFPEAQEHACGSLFSLALDDENKTAIGVLGALQPLIHMMMRSESERAKHDAALALYHLSLVQSNRSKLVKLGSVQLFLNMVKSGQMPGRALLILCNLGASNEGRAAMLDAGAVAFFMELLKGEFDSESTRESCVAAICALSHGGGLRFRGLAKAAGAIEVLKEVVEKSGRERARDKARQVLEMLKAREEEEEEEVDWEKVLEFGFRSKALTPQAVQTCRNSK; from the exons ATGGGGAGTGGAAAACACAGGTGGAAAATCTCAATATACAGGAAAACCCCGGTAACATTTCCGCAACCGGATGTTGCTAAACCACCTACCGAGTTCGTCTGCCCTATTTCCGGTTCATTAATGGGTGACCCGGTCATCGTTAAATCCGGGCAGACATTCGAGCGAGCTTGTGTTACTGCCTGTAAAACTATCGGCTACAAACCCACATTAAATGACGGTTCTACCCCTGACTTCTCCGTCATAATCGCGAACTTAGCCCTGAAAGCGTCCATCCTCAACTGGGCCCGGGCCCAACAAGACGACCCGCCCGAACCGGTCCGACTCAGCGACGCACTCAAGCTGGTGACGTCAGCGGCGATGATGACGAAATCATCGACGTCATCAGGGGAATTGGTGAGGAGGTTGGAGGAGGTGGGGCCCGCGGTGCTGGTGCACGCGGATAGTGAGCTGACTCGGGGGATAGGGCGGTTAGACTCTGGCGAGTCGTCGGGGTCGTTTAGGAGGACGCCGCTGATGCTGGCGACTCGGCCGAGTTGCTACTCGTCCGGGTCGTCGAGTAGTGAGTTTGAGATGGGCGAATCAGGCACGTGCGAGGAAGAGGTGTTTGTAGGAAGGATGAGGAGCCCGCACGTGTTCGAGCAAGAGGAGGGTGTTGTTGCGTTGAGGAAAGTTACTCGGAGTAGTGTGGAGTCTCGTCTTAGTCTTTGTACTCCCAGACTTTTGTCTGCTCTCAGATCCTTAATTACTTCCAAATATACTGACATCCAG GTGAACTCGGTAGCAGCATTGGTGAATTTGTCATTAGAAAAAATCAACAAGGTAAAAATTGTACGGGCAGGATTTGTGCCTCCATTAGTTGACGTTCTGAGGGGCAGATTCCCCGAAGCTCAGGAACACGCTTGCGGTTCACTCTTCAGCTTAGCTCTTGATGACGAGAACAAAACGGCAATTGGAGTTCTTGGTGCATTACAGCCGTTGATCCACATGATGATGAGGTCTGAGAGCGAACGAGCTAAGCATGATGCGGCATTGGCTTTGTACCATCTCTCATTAGTGCAGAGCAACAGGTCAAAGCTGGTCAAACTTGGATCAGTCCAGCTGTTCCTCAACATGGTTAAGTCAGGTCAGATGCCGGGTCGGGCCTTACTCATATTGTGTAACCTTGGGGCATCTAATGAAGGAAGGGCCGCTATGCTGGATGCGGGTGCAGTGGCTTTCTTTATGGAGTTGCTGAAGGGTGAGTTTGACTCTGAATCAACACGGGAGAGCTGTGTTGCTGCAATTTGTGCTTTAAGTCATGGTGGAGGGTTGAGATTCCGAGGGCTCGCTAAAGCAGCTGGAGCAATAGAAGTGCTTAAGGAAGTTGTGGAAAAGAGTGGTCGGGAACGTGCTAGAGATAAGGCTAGACAGGTTTTGGAGATGCTGAAAGcgagggaagaagaggaggaggaggaagtggATTGGGAAAAGGTTCTCGAGTTTGGGTTCCGGAGCAAAGCCCTTACTCCACAAGCAGTCCAGACATGTCGAAACTCAAAATGA